Genomic DNA from alpha proteobacterium U9-1i:
TTCAGCTTTCTTGTTGGCGATGACGGCGTCACGTTACGGCAGTTCGCTGTGCTTGCAGCCATTCACGAGCATCCTGGCTTAAGCCAAACCGATCTCGTGCGCGCCACCGGCATCGATCGCTCGACCCTCGCCGATATGGTGACCCGCATGGAGAAGCGCGGGCTTATCACCCGCACAGCTTCCCCGTCGGATGGGCGCGCCCATGCTGTGGATTTAGCTGCCGCGGGCCAGCAAATGCTCTCGAGCGCCACCAAACACGCGCGCGCCGCCGACGCGGCCATCCTAGACTCGCTTCCGAAGAACAAGCGTCGCGCCTTCCAATCCACGCTCGCTCTGCTGGCCGAGCTCGCCGACAAAGGCGAACGCGCGAC
This window encodes:
- a CDS encoding transcriptional regulator of MarR family, with product MSDQAEADAFRLARSTSHLLHRAQQLASDRFSFLVGDDGVTLRQFAVLAAIHEHPGLSQTDLVRATGIDRSTLADMVTRMEKRGLITRTASPSDGRAHAVDLAAAGQQMLSSATKHARAADAAILDSLPKNKRRAFQSTLALLAELADKGERATRKEDKKADKKRQQAEPKPEKTKGKERA